The genomic DNA CTCTCCGGTGTGAGTTCTCAAATGTTCAACAAGGCCTGCGGATGtactgaaggctttcccacactccttaCACTCACAGGGCTTCCCCCAGTATGAGTCAATGCGTGTGTAGTAAAGCCAGTCCGCCCGCTGAAGGCTTTCCCATAGTCCTTACATTGATACGGTTTTACTCCAGTGTGAATTTGGAAGTGCTTCCTAAGGCATGAGGAACTCCTAAATGACTTTGCACACACCTGACATTCAAAGGGTTTCTCACCAGTGTGAACCTTCGTATGTTCAGTTAGTTGATAAAAGCTAGTGAAGGCATTCTCACATTCCTTACAATCATaaggcttctccccagtgtgtgtTCGTGAATGGTTATTAAGGCATGAGCACACAacgaaggctttcccacactccttacatttatagggcttctctccagtgtgagtcCGCATGTGAATTCGAAGGTAGGAGGAACGTGTAAACGCTTTCCCACACACCGTACACTcaaagggcttctctccagtgtgagttctCAAATGTGCAGTAAGGTAGGACGAAGAAGCAAAAGCCTTTCCACACTGGtcacattttaaaggtttttctcCTGTGTGACTTCTCATATGCTCAATAGGTCCTGAGCATTTACCAAACACTTTCCTGCACTCTGTGCACTCATAAGACTTCTGCCGTTTGCGACTTTGTACATGTGCAGTAAAGCCAGAGCGAACagtgaaggctttcccacagtcCTTACCTTCATAGCGTTTCTCTAAAGCAGAATAATTTGTGGACTGAGTAAAGGCTTTCTTACTTTGCTCCAATTCATGGAAATTTTCTTTACTATGGGCTCTGCTATGTGCCTGAAGTTGCAACTGACTAACAAAGGCTTTCCCACAATCACTCCTTTCACAGGAATTCTCTGGAATGCATGTCCTCTGGTGTGGAATGCTTGACATCATGGCAAAGGCTTCTTTACAATGAATCAACACTGAAAGTTTCTCTTCAGAAGAAGCTTTCTTGGCTGAAGGAAGTAAGTCTTTTCTACACCAATTATATTCAGAaatcttctctgtattttgaATATGCCTGTGTGTCTGAAGGCATTGGGGTTTACTGAAGAATTTTCTAACCTTCTTAGAGTCACAGAGCTCCCCGCCATTGTGGATCCCCACCTGTTGATAAAGGGACGAATGAGTAGTGAAGAATTCTTGAGGCTTATGCAGGGCATTCTTGGGGTAATTATGAAGCAGAAAGTTTCATGCTAGAAAACTGGTCCAGAAAAATATGTCCCTGTGTGCAAAGGCTGCTACTCTCAAACATCTTTGTTCATGAACAGAATTATCACAGAATTTCAAATAATCTCTGACTTAGAAAACTAAGAAATACCTTTATTAATCTTCTCCGCTGTATCTCGTTTGATATATCTGACCAAAAACTATCCAGCTGAAGCTCTGTCTCTTTTGTCTCAAAGTCCATTTTCCGTTctgaaataaaacattgaaaactacatatacaaatatttagaCAACAAAATGGGATGTTAAGTATTTGTTCTGATATTACATGCTAAGTTAATAAAGCAAAGATAGAATCAAACAGATTGATTATATAATTGAACTTTAATTATATAACACTATAATTTGGCAGTCataagaatctggaaacaaaattaaattaacatttatttatattattatttatttaacattaacttttaaatgtatttattatgtatgtgtgggcatgcattCATGGCATGGTACAAGTATGGAGGTTAGAAAAAAAActagagttgattctctccttctaccctgtgagTTACAGGAATCAAATGCAAATCAATAGGCTTGAAAGAAAGCATCTCTACCCACTAAGCCAGCTCAGTAgcctcaaaacatttttttttatataaaaactacatggtatggtaaacaaaaaataacataatttggggaagaaagaagCATGCAGCTGCAAAAACACAGTCAGGAACTTGTAAAAGAGCAGATCACTAGTGAAATCATAAGAAAGTCTGGATAAGGGCCGGagaaatgggtcagtggttagTTAGAAGGACTTGTTGCTATTTCAGAAGACTGTAAGTTCAAATTCCCACatccacacaatggctcacaactgtctgtaacttcagtttcaagggatctgacaccctctcttcttgcctctgtaggAACCAACCACATAAACTGTATACAGactgacatgcaggcaaaacacctatacacataaacattttaaatttttttttttttattttaaagaaagtaaatcgGAATGGACCAAATAATACAGTAAGAGATGCTGAAAATATCTCAAAACCTACAATCCGAGGGCTTCAGTGTTCAGGTGAAagttggtctttttgttttaacatgtatttattttctatgcatttgtgtgtgcatctgtacacACATATAGGCCTGCACGATGTGGGTTgaggggatccaactcagg from Acomys russatus chromosome 14, mAcoRus1.1, whole genome shotgun sequence includes the following:
- the LOC127198747 gene encoding zinc finger protein 26-like, translating into MDFETKETELQLDSFWSDISNEIQRRRLIKVGIHNGGELCDSKKVRKFFSKPQCLQTHRHIQNTEKISEYNWCRKDLLPSAKKASSEEKLSVLIHCKEAFAMMSSIPHQRTCIPENSCERSDCGKAFVSQLQLQAHSRAHSKENFHELEQSKKAFTQSTNYSALEKRYEGKDCGKAFTVRSGFTAHVQSRKRQKSYECTECRKVFGKCSGPIEHMRSHTGEKPLKCDQCGKAFASSSYLTAHLRTHTGEKPFECTVCGKAFTRSSYLRIHMRTHTGEKPYKCKECGKAFVVCSCLNNHSRTHTGEKPYDCKECENAFTSFYQLTEHTKVHTGEKPFECQVCAKSFRSSSCLRKHFQIHTGVKPYQCKDYGKAFSGRTGFTTHALTHTGGSPVSVRSVGKPSVHPQALLNI